A region of Leclercia adecarboxylata DNA encodes the following proteins:
- the cyoA gene encoding cytochrome o ubiquinol oxidase subunit II, translating to MTLRKYNKGLGWLSLIAGTVLLSGCDSALLDPKGQIGLEQRSLILTAFGLMMIVVIPAILMAVGFAWKYRASNKDAKYSPNWSHSNKVEAVVWTVPILIILFLAVLTWKTTHALEPSKPLVHDEKPITIEVVSMDWKWFFIYPEQGIATVNEIAFPANTPVEFKVTSNSVMNSFFIPRLGSQIYAMAGMQTNLHLIANEAGTYDGISASYSGPGFSGMKFKAIATPDRAAFDQWVAKAKQSPNTMSDMAAFDKVATPSEYNKVEYFSNVKPNLFKDVIGKFMGHGMSMDVTQPEGEHSAHEGMEGMDMSHAETAH from the coding sequence ATGACACTTAGGAAATACAATAAAGGTTTGGGCTGGTTGTCGTTAATTGCAGGCACTGTTTTACTCAGTGGCTGTGATTCTGCGCTTCTGGACCCCAAAGGACAGATTGGACTGGAACAACGTTCCCTGATTCTGACGGCTTTCGGCCTGATGATGATCGTCGTTATTCCTGCCATTTTGATGGCTGTTGGTTTTGCGTGGAAGTACCGTGCGAGCAATAAAGATGCGAAGTATAGCCCTAACTGGTCACACTCCAATAAAGTGGAAGCTGTGGTCTGGACGGTGCCTATCCTGATCATCCTGTTCCTGGCCGTACTGACATGGAAAACCACTCACGCGCTTGAGCCGAGCAAACCGCTGGTTCACGATGAGAAACCTATCACCATCGAAGTGGTCTCCATGGACTGGAAATGGTTCTTCATCTATCCGGAACAGGGCATTGCTACCGTGAATGAAATCGCCTTCCCGGCGAACACTCCGGTAGAGTTCAAAGTCACCTCTAACTCCGTGATGAACTCCTTCTTTATCCCGCGTCTGGGCAGCCAGATTTACGCGATGGCCGGTATGCAGACTAACCTGCACCTGATCGCGAATGAAGCAGGCACCTATGACGGTATCTCCGCCAGCTACAGTGGCCCGGGCTTCTCAGGTATGAAGTTCAAAGCCATTGCCACGCCTGACCGTGCCGCTTTCGACCAGTGGGTTGCTAAAGCGAAACAGTCCCCGAACACCATGTCTGACATGGCCGCGTTCGACAAAGTGGCAACGCCTAGCGAATACAACAAAGTGGAGTACTTCTCTAACGTGAAACCGAATTTGTTCAAAGATGTTATTGGCAAATTTATGGGACATGGCATGAGCATGGACGTGACCCAGCCTGAAGGCGAGCACAGCGCGCACGAAGGTATGGAAGGCATGGACATGAGCCACGCGGAAACCGCTCACTAA
- a CDS encoding lipoprotein, producing the protein MLKKLFFPLVALFMLAGCATPPTTIDVSPKITLPQQDPSLMGVTVSINGADQRRDQALAKVTRDNQVVTLTASRDLRFLLQEVLEKQMTSRGYMIGPSGAVDLQIIVNNLYADVSQGNVRYNIATKADIAIIATAKNGNKMNKNYRASYSVEGAFQASNQNIANAVNSVLTDTIADMAQDTSIHEFIKQNAR; encoded by the coding sequence ATGTTAAAAAAACTCTTTTTCCCTTTAGTCGCCCTGTTTATGCTGGCGGGCTGCGCAACTCCACCAACCACCATTGATGTTTCACCAAAAATCACTCTGCCGCAGCAGGATCCAAGCCTGATGGGCGTGACCGTGAGCATCAACGGTGCGGATCAGCGTCGCGATCAGGCGCTGGCGAAAGTCACCCGCGACAACCAGGTGGTCACCCTGACCGCTTCCCGCGACCTGCGTTTCCTGCTGCAGGAAGTGCTTGAGAAGCAGATGACCTCCCGCGGTTATATGATTGGCCCAAGCGGCGCGGTCGATCTGCAGATCATCGTGAACAACCTGTATGCAGACGTCTCTCAGGGCAACGTGCGCTATAACATCGCCACCAAAGCCGATATCGCCATCATCGCTACCGCGAAGAACGGCAATAAGATGAACAAAAACTACCGTGCAAGCTACTCCGTTGAAGGTGCCTTCCAGGCTTCCAACCAGAACATTGCTAACGCGGTTAACAGCGTGCTGACCGACACCATCGCCGACATGGCGCAGGACACCAGCATTCACGAGTTCATCAAGCAGAACGCACGTTAA
- the bolA gene encoding transcriptional regulator BolA has product MMIREQIEDKLRAAFEPVFLEVVDESYRHNVPAGSESHFKVVLVSDRFAGERFLNRHRMIYGTLTEELSTTVHALALHTYTIKEWKGLQDTIFASPPCRGAGTIA; this is encoded by the coding sequence ATGATGATACGTGAACAGATTGAAGATAAGTTAAGGGCGGCGTTTGAACCTGTGTTCCTTGAAGTCGTCGACGAAAGCTATCGTCATAACGTACCGGCAGGCTCTGAAAGCCACTTTAAGGTGGTGCTGGTCAGCGACCGTTTTGCTGGCGAGCGTTTTCTCAATCGTCACCGTATGATTTACGGAACCCTGACGGAGGAGCTCTCGACCACGGTCCACGCGCTGGCGTTACACACATATACGATCAAAGAGTGGAAGGGGTTACAGGATACGATTTTCGCGTCGCCGCCGTGCCGGGGAGCTGGGACGATCGCGTAA
- the ampG gene encoding muropeptide MFS transporter AmpG — translation MSSQYLRIFQQPKSAILLILGFASGLPLALTSGTLQAWMTVENIDLKTIGFFSLVGQAYVFKFLWSPMMDRYTPPFLGRRRGWLLMTQAMLLLAVAAMGFLEPASQLRWMAALAVVIAFCSASQDIVFDAWKTDVLSAEERGAGAAISVLGYRLGMLVSGGLALWLADRYLGWQGMYWLMAALLIPCMIATFLAPEPSDVIPVPRSLEQAVAEPLRDFFGRNNAWLILLLIVLYKLGDAFAMSLTTTFLIRGVGFDAGEVGVVNKTLGLIATIIGALYGGVLMQRLSLFRALLIFGILQGVSNAGYWLLSITDKHMLSMAAAVFFENLCGGMGTAAFVALLMTLCNKSFSATQFALLSALSAVGRVYVGPIAGWFVEAHGWAEFYLFSVFAAIPGLLLLLICRRSLEYTQQTEHFMERTLYPSAYRFALRVLLAGCLMLALWLVVLIVNATTALDLPFALLLLDVGALLALVGIVTGALLDYLAMRKTQAA, via the coding sequence ATGTCCAGTCAATATTTACGTATTTTCCAGCAGCCTAAATCAGCTATCCTGCTGATCCTTGGTTTCGCCTCCGGTTTACCTCTTGCCCTGACCTCCGGCACGCTACAGGCGTGGATGACCGTCGAAAATATCGATCTTAAAACCATCGGCTTTTTCTCTCTGGTCGGCCAGGCCTATGTGTTTAAGTTCCTGTGGTCACCCATGATGGACCGCTACACGCCGCCTTTCCTCGGCAGGCGTCGTGGCTGGCTGCTGATGACCCAGGCGATGCTGCTGCTGGCGGTTGCCGCCATGGGCTTCCTTGAACCGGCGTCACAGCTTCGCTGGATGGCCGCGCTGGCGGTGGTCATCGCCTTCTGTTCCGCATCGCAGGATATCGTGTTTGATGCCTGGAAAACGGACGTGCTCTCAGCCGAAGAGCGTGGAGCCGGTGCCGCTATCAGCGTGCTCGGCTACCGTCTGGGCATGCTGGTCTCGGGCGGACTGGCTCTGTGGCTGGCAGACAGATACCTCGGCTGGCAGGGAATGTACTGGCTGATGGCCGCCCTGCTTATTCCCTGCATGATCGCCACGTTCCTTGCCCCGGAGCCGAGCGATGTGATCCCCGTTCCGCGCTCCCTGGAACAGGCTGTCGCTGAACCGCTGCGCGACTTCTTTGGCCGCAACAACGCCTGGCTCATTCTGCTGCTGATTGTGTTGTATAAACTTGGCGATGCGTTTGCGATGAGTCTGACAACGACCTTCCTGATCCGCGGCGTGGGCTTTGATGCCGGCGAGGTGGGGGTCGTGAACAAAACCCTGGGGCTGATTGCCACGATTATCGGCGCGCTGTACGGCGGCGTACTAATGCAGCGCTTAAGCCTGTTCCGCGCCCTGCTGATATTCGGCATTCTTCAGGGAGTATCCAACGCAGGTTACTGGCTGCTCTCCATCACCGATAAGCATATGCTCAGCATGGCGGCGGCGGTGTTCTTCGAAAACCTGTGTGGCGGGATGGGGACAGCCGCCTTTGTCGCACTGCTGATGACCCTGTGCAATAAATCCTTCTCTGCCACGCAGTTCGCCCTGCTCTCTGCGCTCTCTGCGGTGGGTCGGGTCTACGTCGGCCCTATCGCGGGCTGGTTTGTTGAAGCGCATGGCTGGGCGGAGTTCTATCTGTTTTCTGTGTTTGCGGCTATTCCAGGGCTGCTCCTGTTATTAATATGCCGTCGTTCGCTGGAATATACCCAGCAGACCGAACACTTTATGGAAAGGACGCTCTACCCGTCGGCCTATCGCTTCGCCTTACGCGTATTGCTGGCGGGCTGTCTGATGCTGGCGCTGTGGCTGGTCGTGCTGATTGTCAATGCCACTACCGCTCTCGACCTGCCGTTTGCCCTGCTGTTGCTTGATGTTGGTGCGTTGTTGGCGCTGGTCGGCATCGTGACCGGGGCGCTGCTCGACTATCTGGCAATGCGAAAAACCCAGGCGGCTTAA